The Palaemon carinicauda isolate YSFRI2023 chromosome 33, ASM3689809v2, whole genome shotgun sequence genome contains a region encoding:
- the LOC137626248 gene encoding protein FAM98A-like translates to MLEGGGRPAQAGRRGQTLQGWWEGGGQPWQAGGGEAHPDWREGGGPPQAIRRGWTSRSGRRGGGPARAGGMGEARPGWREGGRPAGAGERGEARRVGGRGMPALACGKGGRPALAGGWGEARPGWQDGGKALQGWWEGPSIPGSENQG, encoded by the coding sequence AtgctggagggaggggggaggcccgcccaggctggcagGAGGGGGCAAACCCTACAGGGCTGGTGGGAGGGAGGAGGCCAGCCCTGGCaggcaggagggggggaggcccacccagactggcgggaggggggaggcccgcctcaGGCTATCCGGAGGGGATGGACCTCCCGgtctggcaggagagggggagggCCCGCtcgggctggcgggatgggggaggcccgcccaggctggcgggagggggggaggcccgccggggctggcgagaggggggaggcccgccgagTTGGCGGGAGGGGGATGCCTGCCCTGGCttgcgggaagggggggaggcccgcccttgCTGGAGggtggggggaggcccgcccaggctggcaaGACGGGGGGAAGGCCCTCCAGGGCTGGTGGGAGGG